The Nitrospira lenta region TCATGCGACTCGCGGCGAGCCATGCGGAGACCGAGAATCTCCTCATAGAACCGTCGCGCCCGAGGCATGTCCGTGACAGGGTAGACGGTGAAGGCGATGCGCTTGATCATGGCTACGCTCCGGGTTGTTGTGATTGGAGGTAGATCGGCAATCTGTCGCGTTCTCGTTCGCGGAAGGTCACGGCGATCCGCAGCTGCTCCAGATATTGGTCCAATGTTTTTCCGCCAAGATCGATCTTGCGGGAAAGGAAGAACGCTCGCACATCCTGTTCAAGTTCAGCCGTGGCCAGCGCGACGATGCCGCCGCACATCCGCCGCAAGCCTTGCTTCGGAAACAGCCGGTCCATCAGATCCCAGTTCGTCTTCACAAATTCCCAGGCCTGTTCACGCCCATACACATTCCCCATCACGGCACTGACGACGAACGGCGCATCCTGAGTCCGCATCTCGCCGCTGACCGTTCGGGCGAGTGTGCGCGCCAACAACGCCGGGGCTTGAAAGGCGGCGAGCGCAAACAAATACCGCCGCTCCTCTTGCGGCGTCGCCGCGGTTCGGGAGCGCTCGAAGAACTCGTTGTAGCGCACCTCGTCGCCGGTGTAGGCCAGAATGGCCACGAGCGCAGGGACGACATTGGGGTCAACGCGGGAAGGGTCTGCGCGGTACAGTCGATACTGCTCTGCGGCTTGCGCTTGAATAGCCGGGTCGTTGCCGAGCTTTCCCAACACACCGATAAGCTCTCCCCGCAACTGTCTCACAAGATCGTCCTCGCCGGGCTTCGGCTGCCACGTAAGCTCGGTTACGGCAGGGAGAAGGCGCGCACGAACGAAGGCTTCCAACACCGGCCGGTCGGCGGCCGCGATAATGCGGTTCAAGAACGAAAAGGCATCGAGGAGGACGGCCCATACATTTTTGTCCCGCTCGCCGGTGAAGTGGCTGGTCAGACGCAAATAATCGGACAGCGGCGTGAGCCCTGAAACCGTCGTCGCCCAGACATCGCTGACCAGATTGAATCGCTCGCTCGGCGCGAGGCGATCAACTCCAGCTTCCAGGATACGCTGCAGCAGCGAGGACTCGTATCGCACTCGATAAAATCCGTGTCCCGCTTCATTGACGAACAGGTGCTGGACGCCTTTCGGAAGACTCACGCGCACTTCCCGATCAGCCAAGAGGAGACGGCGATGTTCGGTGGTGCCGCCGGCGGTGATTCGGAGCGGAACAGGAATCTGCCAAGACTGCTCGGTCGATTCAGGAGATGCGAGATAGGTAAACCGCTGCTGTGACAGCACGAGCTCCGTCTCATTGTCCTGACGCACGGTGACGAGGGGATAGCCCGACTGAAAAATCCAGCCGTTCATGAGTTCAGGAACCGCTTGCTTCGACGCCTGTCCCAATGCCACCCACAGATCGTTCGTATCCGCGTTCCCGTACGCATGGGCGCGGAGATAGTGCCGCACGCCTTCGCGAAAGACCGCCGGTCCAATATGTTGTTCGAGCATGCGAAGCACCGAGGCGCCTTTTTCGTAGGTCAGCACGTCAAACATGGCATCCGCGTCTTTGGGCGCGCGAACGGGATACTCGATCGGACGCGTGCTCAGCAGACCATCCACGGAGAAGGCCGCAGCGCGCGAGACCCCAAACGCGTCCCAGCGTTTCCATTCAGGCTTCCACGCATCGACCGCGAGCATTTCCATGAAGGTGGCAAAGGCCTCGTTCAGCCAGAGCCCGTTCCACCACGACATCGTGACGAGATCGCCGAACCACATATGCGCGTTCTCATGGGCGACGACATCGGCCACCCGCTCCCGCTCCGCATGCGTGCCGGTGTGCTCATCGACCAGCAAAGCGGTTTCCCGGAAGGTAATGGCGCCGAGGTTTTCCATCGCACCGGAGGCGAAGTCGGGAATGGCGAGGAGATCGAGCTTATCTCCCGGATAGGGAATGCCGTAATACTCCTCGAAAAACGTTAGCGACGCCGCGGCGATTTCATGACCGAACCGCGTGAGCGGCTGTTTCCCAGGCACGGTCCAGAGACGCAGTGGCGTGGAGCCGACGTACAGGGCCTTGGTCGCTTCGAGTTGCCCGACAATGAAGGCGACGAGATAGGTGGACATCTTCATACTGTCGGCAAACCGCATGATTCTTTTGCCGGACAAGACGGAGTCGGACAGGACGGACGCATTCGATACCGCCGTGAGACTCGGATCAATCACCAGCGTGGTGGCAAAGACCGCTTTAAAGTCCGGCTCATCCCAGCAGGGGAAGGCTCGTCGTGCATCGGTCGCTTCAAACTGTGTGGCGGCCATGGTGTGAGACACGCCCGCCTGATCCTTATAGGTACTGCGGTAAAAACCACGCAGGTGGTCATTCAATGTTCCTTGAAACACCAGCGTGAGCTGCGCCTCGCCCACTGCAAGAGAACGGGAAAACGTCAGCCGGCAACGCTGCATCGCCGCATCAAGCTCGACCGTCGCATCAAGCCGGCCGCCGGCTGTCCCTTCAAGCGTCGCCGATGAAATCGTGAGATCGACCGCGTTCAGGATGATGGTGCTAGTCGCATGCGTGACCGTGACGGCGATGACAGCGAGGCCCGAGAAGGTCGCGGCGCGAAGGTCCGGCTCCAGCCGTAAGTCGTAGCGATGCGGCACAACGTGCCGGGGTAAGCGATAGGGATCCAGATTGCCCGACGCATCATCGATGTTCATATCTTTGCCTTTCGGTCGTGTCGTCGTGGTTGCTGCAATGGCCGGATGGACGGCCGAGAGAAGGAGGGGAGCTAGCGGAAGAACCAGCAGTGCACGGGCTCGTCTGGCCACTGTCGTGAACAGATAACGCCTGCCGACGGATTCACTCATTGCTCCGGCGCATGGTGGATATCGACTCCGTGAGGGGAACCGACGATCAAGATACTGGTTCGACCGATGAACAGACCGGTTTCCACAACTCCAGGAATCTGGTTCAAGGCTATTTCGAGATCCTTCGGATGGTGAATCCGCGCAATGTGTACGTCCACGATCAGATTCCCGGCTTCGGTCCTGAACGGAGCGCCGTTTTTCTCTCTCAGCACTACCCGGCTCTTGGTCAAGGATTCGATCTCTCGCGCCGTGCTGCCCCACCCGAAGGGAATGATTTCGATCGGAAGGGGAAAGGATCCTCCCAACATAGGCACTTGCTTCGTATAATCCACCAGCACAATAAATTGCTTCGCGGAGGCCGCAACGATCTTTTCCTTCAGGAGGGCGCCGCCGCCGCCTTTGATCAGATTGAATCCGGGATCGACCTGATCGGCGCCATCGATCGCCACATCAAGCTCCCACCGACTGTCGGCATCGATGAGGGCAATGCCGGCCTCTTTGGCAAGCGCAGCCGTTTCGTGCGATGTCGGCACTCCGCGCAACCGCATCCCGGCCCGAACTTTTTCACCGAGGGCGACAATCATATGCTTGGCCGTCGAACCGGTGCCCAGTCCGACGATCATGCCGTCGCGAACGAACTCGACGGCTTCCAATGCCGCGGCTTTCTTGAGTCTATCGAGATCTAACTGCGTGGTCATAGCGCCGGAGCATGAGAAAGAGCGGCAGCAACCGAGGCCGCTCCGAGCAACGCGGTCTTCTGGTTCATCACGACTTTTACCGGCACGTTAGTCAGCAGGCGCTTGTACCGCCCTTTATTGACAAAGGCTTTCATGAACGTGCCATCCTGAAGTTTCTTGATGAGTTTCGGAGCCATCCCCCCGGCCACATACACGCCGTCGAGCGACAGCGCTTTGAGCGCCAGATTGCCGGCCTCGGCGCCGTAAATAGAGGCAAACAGATCCAACGACTGCTTGGCGATGTCGGCCTGACCCTTCAGGCCGGCCTCGGCAATTTCGGCCGCCGGATCGCCAGCCTTGATTTTTTCTGCGAGCCACGTCGGTTCGTTTTTCTTCGTGTCGCGAACATACTCATAGATCGCATTCAGTCCGGGTCCAGATAGGATTCGTTCATAGCTGACGTGGAGGAACTGGCTGCGGAGATAGCGCAACAGTTCGATTTCGTAGTCGTTATTCGGAGCAAAGTCGGCGTGCCCGCCTTCCGACGGCATTGGGCGATAGGACTTGCCGTCCCAGAAAAGAATCGCCTCGCCAAGTCCGGTCCCGGCGGCGATGAGCGCCAGCGCTTGCCGTTGGGGAGGGGGACTGCCGGGATTGAGCACCTCCAATTCGTCAGGCCGCAACAGCAAAATCCCGTAGGCGGTCGCCTCAAGATCGTTGAGCAATTGCACGCGTGGAATATCGAATCGCTTGGCTATCGCCGCTCCATCCACCACCCACGGCAGATTGGTGGTCTTGGAGCGGTTCTCGATCACCGGGCCGGCAATGCCAAAGCATGCCGCAGTGAGCGTGACGGGTTCAGGGGGCGCCGGCGCTTCGTTCGATTCGCCTTCACTCGACGCGGCGGCATCAATCTCGTCCAACAGCATCGGCGGCGTCGGCGGAGTGAGAAACTCTTCCAGAATTTCTTCGAGGGATTTGTAGTCGGCGCTAAGAAACGTCTCCAGCCTGACCGGTTCCACCCGCTCGGTGGGCCAATCATAGAGGGCGAGATTCGTTTTGGTTCCACCGATATCGCCTGCCAGAATCATCGTCAATCCTTCTCGTCGTCTTATCGCATGAGGGCGCCGGCCGCAGCATCGTCGAGCAACCAGACGAGGTGCCCGCTATCCGGCTTCACTTGAGCCGCCGGCAGCGTCCGTTCCGGCTGGGTTTTTGACTGGAGCACCGCGCGTACCATCTCGGCCTTCCCAGTACCGGTTACCAGGAACAGTACCACAGTCGCCCGGTTGATCACACCTAGGGTCAGGGTCAAACGAGAAGGAATCCCTTTCGGTGAGAGACCGACCGCGACCAGGTGGCTCCGCTCCGACAATGCGGGTGTCCCAGGGAAAAGTGACGCGGTATGGCCATCCTCTCCCAAACCGAGAAGGACCAGATCCAGACGGGGAATCGCCGGTGGCGGACTGTGCGTGAGGGCCCTGAGCGCCTGCTCATAATCCGCCGCGGCCAGACTGAGGTCGGTAGATTCGCCTTTCATTCGATGGACCTGTGACAGTCCGATACCCAACGGACGGAACAGGGCCTCCAAGGCGAGTCCATAATTGCTGTCAGGATGATCGGGTGGGACGCCGCGCTCGTCGCCGAACAAAAAGATCATCCGATCCCACTGGCATTGGGTCTTCCATTCAGGCGATGTCAAGGCTCCGTAGAGCGCTTTGGGAGTCGTGCCTCCCGACAGAGCAATGACGCACGAGCCCTGCGCCTGAATGGTCTGCGTAGTGATGTCCCGGAAAAGACCGCAGGCTCTGTCGAGCCAGTCCTGACCAGGCCGACACACAAGGATTTCAGGAGAGCTCGACATGTTAGCGAGAGCGACGGCTCGATGACCGCTTCGCCGGCACGGTCTGCCGGCGTGGTCGCGCCGCCGGAGCGCCGAACCGGCTGACTATGGCGTTGACGGTGGCCGCCGGGGTAGGGCCAAGCATAACCCGAATCGCGGGACGGCCATGAGCCTGTAACGATTCAAGATCGCCGGTCGCTTGAGCCTTTGCCAATGTGCCGAATGAAAAAGTTTGCGCGGGAATCTGGAGATCCGGCGTCATGCGATCGACGAGCTCGAGAAAGACGCCGCTTGCCGGGCCGCCCTTGTGCAACTGCCCGGTCGAATGCAAGTAGCGGGGGCCGTACCCGAATGTTGTCGTGACATGATGCTGCTGTACCAAGGCCTTCCTCAAGCGCCGGATCGCGGTCTCAAGCGGCTTTGAAGGGGTTGTATACGCCAAGATGGCGACATACGAACCGGCGTGGAGATGGCCGGCCAGCTCGGCAGCCGCTTCAGCCGGGGTACTCACCACCGCTTCAGGCAGCCGGCCGGTGGACTGATAGCCATCGAGCACTCGCCTGGTATTGTCTTTACTCTCCTGCACATTGGGCTGATCGAACGGTTGGATACCCAGCACATGGCCCGCCACAGCGGTGGCATATTCCCAACGGAAAAATTCAGCGCCGAGATCGTACGGATCACGCAGCGCAAACGTGAGAACAGGATGCCCGGCACGCGCGAGGGCTTCAACGTGACGATCCAAGGTCTCATTTTTTGCGCCCTTCAGCCTGAGATAGACAAACACTCGATCGGATCCATACATCCCTGGCGCAAGGACAGGCTCCTGCGCGACAGGGACAATCCCCTTGGTCTCTTTGCCGGTACTTTCAGCTATTAATTGCTCAGCCCATAGACCGAAGGTATCGATGGGAGGGGATGCGAGAATGGTCACCTTGTCCCTTCCGGCTTTGGCGAGCGTCCCCATCGCCACTCCAAGGTAGACACCCGGGTTGCCTTCTACGGAACGGCCCTCGCGGCAACGGTCGGCCATCTTTCCCGCGCGCCCCAACAAGCGAGGAATATCGAGCCCCATCAAGGCCGCCGGAACTAACCCAAACAATGAGAGGACGGAATACCGCCCGCCGATATCAGGCGGATTGCTGAAAATCTTCCGAAAGCCGTGTTCCCGCGCCATGGTCTCAAGACCGGTGCCTGGATCAGTGATCGCAATAAACTGCTGGCCGCCGCGATTCCCCTTCGTTCCCGCCACAAGTTTCCAGAAATGCGCGAAGAGGGACATGACTTCGATCGTCCCGCCCGACTTGCTAGCCACGAGAAAGAATGTGCGGGCAGGAAGAATCGACTTGGTGACCGAGCGAACCCATCCCGGCACAGTCGTGTCGAGCACCCAGAGGCGCGGGGCTCCTTTTTTTGAACCGAATGATGTACGAAAGACTTCGGGGCCGAGGCTGCTGCCGCCCATACCGAGCAGGACGACATCCCTGATGCCTTCTTTTCTCGCCTCAGCAGCCAATGTTTTCAACGCCGATACGTGCGCAAGCATGTCCTCGGGCAATGTCAGCCAGCCCAGTCGATTGGTAATTTCCGTGGGCTCAGGTTTCCACAGGCGGTAGTCTTTGGACCACAGCCTCTCCACAACTTGATGGCGAACGATCGACGCACTCGCATCGCGAACGACTGCGTTGTACGGCTCGGCAAGATGTTCTCTGGAAGAAGAAATGGCCATGTGGGCTCTCCTTGGTTGAGTCACCGAAGGCTTTTAATTAGCACGCGACTATATATTAGGAATCAATCATCCAAAACGCAATGTGTCCTGACAGGGGTGATCCGTTAGGGCTCGGAGGGACGACGAATCATCACAGACATGCCATTTACCGTAGACCAGGCTAAGGACTGAGCTTCCTCGCTCGAAAGAGTCAAGCTGAGGGTCGGAGTTTCATCGGGCGATTGAGTCTCCGCCAACTGCTGTTTCCAGGCACGCAGCTGTTTCCAGGCCTTCCGGCTTGTCGCGTGAATCCATCCCATCGTCCCTTGCGCCTCAGCAGACTCGATATCCAGAGTCATGGCTGGGGTAAACGACAGCCGATATTCCGTCGGCATATCAGACAGAGAAATCGGCTCCTGCTCGGCTGTCGCAGACGGATCAATTTTTCGGCGAATCACCGGGGGACGGGCCGTCAAACGAAAAGTTCCCGTCAATCGCGAAAGCTCCGTCGCCGTCCATGCGGTAATGGAAAGCCTGTGAAGATCCACGCCGCGAGCCTTAATATAGATGCCCCCTGACATAAGATCGATGAGCAGATAGGTTTGAGGCCGCGCAGCCAGCTTGAGTTCCTCTTCGAGAACCCGCGAGCCCTCCTGTAACGCGACTGGATCGCTTGTATCAAGATCGGGAAAGACCTCGCCTTCGGCGGTCCACCCCGGAACCGGAAAAAGAAGCAGCATGGAAAGAGCAATTGATACGAGCATCGCTAGCATCTGTGTGCAGGGCGTGAATTGGCAGGAGACGGAAACAGCTCGTTCAGCAAGGCCGCAGCGAGCAGCGAGGCAAGGCGGACACGGCGGCACATTGAGTCTCTGTGTGACGCGAGAACGCCGTTGGAGGACGGTTTCCACATTCCGCTAGAAAATCATGATCGGTGTCCCCACTCGGGCGAGCTGGTAGACACTCTTTAGGTCATCGTCATTGAGTCGAATACACCCATGGGTCACGTTCTTGCCGAGCAGTCTTGTATAGAGCGTGCCATGAATAAAGTAGCCTTTCCCAAATCCAAGCGCATAGTCGCCCAGCACGCCTTGCTCGACTCGGTCAGCGGGATTCTTGGGAACCACGAGCCCTTCTTCAATGAAGGCCCAATCCGGCTTCACCCAAGCCGGATGTGTCAATTTAGATTGCACCGTAAATTCTCCGCGCGGGGTATCGAAGACCCATTGGGTATTCCCTTCACCCGGCTTATCGAGCACGACCCCGCTCCCGGTGGAGGCGATGGCATCCAACACGATCTCTTGACTGCGTTTGACATAGAGGTGATTTCGCGCAGTATCCACGAGAATGTAGTGTTGATGGGGCGCAAATTGCGCAAGCTGTTTCTTGAGGCTCTTGTATTGATTTTGCAAACCTCGGAGGACGCTGGGATCCACGACGGGAGACTGAGGGGCCGAGGCGATGGAGGACTGAAGTTGGCTGCTACTGTACGAAAGCAGGGCCGCGAACAAGCCGACGGAGAGGACCGAACCTATAAGGAGCAGGACTCGCTTCATGGAACCAGCCTCAGGTTTCTTCTCCGTGTTCACCCAACTGAGCCAACGCCGTCGCGACGGCGTTGTGTCCGGTTAACGCGCCGACGATGCTGACCACACTTCCCGGTTCCACCCGCTCGAACAGCGCACTCATCTGCACATTGTCGAGCATGACGCAGCCCAGGGTTTGCGCCATCAATTCATTTTCAACGCCGTGGATTTCGATCTGGCCTCCGATCTGCTTCGCAGCATGGATGCGCCCGACCTTCTTGCCTTGTGCGAATCGACGACGATCGTCCTGGTTCGGGTAATCAATGACCAGCGCTCGGTAAAACTGTGTCCGGCCCGCTCCACGTTTATCCGTGATACGGTATCGTCCCTCCGGCGTGGCGCCGTCACCCTGAAATTGCTTTTCACGAATACCATTGAACCCTAAACGGACAGGGTATGATACCACCTTGCTTCCATTTTTATAGAGCGTCAGAACTCTCTCCGCTTTGCTGACAATAATGGCGGTTGATCGGTGGGTCCGGGACCACTCGATTGTCTGCTGCGCCAAGGCCTGCCAACTGCGAATATGTTGCTCATCCGCATATCGCCCGAGCTCGCGAGCAAGAAGCGCGGCCTGCACACGCAGAGCCTTGCCGGCTAAATCGGCGGCTTCAATTGAACGCTGATAATCATGCTGATCGTAGAACGCTCGGGCCTGCTTCACCAACAAATCAGTCTGGACTGGTTTCCCACCCAACACAATGCGGCCATCAATGGCGTCAATTTGTGAGGAGAGCGCGCGGAGCCGCTCTTCCACGCGCAGGACATTCAGTTGGGCGCGATGCTGCTGGGCTTGACGTTCGCCATGCAGCTTCGCAAGGGTATTCCCACCTTCTTCGCGTAGCCGGCGAAGCTCTGTTTCGAGCTCATTCGTTTCCCACGGCCATCGCACCAAGTCATCATCCGACTGTACGCGGGCACGGAGCGGCACCCATTGCCGCACAAAACGAGCATATTCTTCAGGCGCGATTTCCGGTGCTTTGAGCGCAACCAGCTGCTGATCGATCCGATCGACTGCACTGACCAGTTCAGGCGGAATGGCTTGGACACAGGCAGAGAACGCCCCCGCCAGGAAGAGTCCTTGGGCGAGAGCGATCAAACCACTTCTGACTGAGGGGACTGAAACGGTGGCCATGAATCAATACTACCTTACTTTTTCTTATGCGCAGAAGGTTTTCCCTTCCCGACTTTCGCCAAGGCATTCTGCAATTCCGCAGAGACCGCTTGCCCCTTGTCATGGATGGCTTTTGCCTGCGTCTGGGCAGCCGGATAGTCTTCTTTATCGATCGCTAATTGGATCTGATTCAACGAGGCTTTCAAGGCTTCGACATCATTCTTGATGGCCTCAAGTGCTGCACGGTCTTTACCCACCGGCGCACCGGCCACGAGATCAACCGCCGACTTCACCGCTTCCTGAGCGACTTGCTGAGCCTGAAGCGCACCGGCTTTCGCCTCTTCCTTCTTTTTCACGGCATCGGCCTTGACCCGTTCACCATCGGCCTTGGCAGAAGCCGCCAGTTGCTCGGCTTTCCCGTAATCGCGAAAGAGGGCAAACTTTCCGTCCTGATCCGTCACTTCTTTTTTCATGGCTGCCAGAGAGGCTTCGAGCTTGGCATAGTCTTGCGCGGTATAGATCGCCGCTCCGCTCATCTGAGCTTCCTTTAGCGCCTTTTCAGCCGCATCGAGTTGCTCGGCCGGGGGCTTAGCACAGCCCGCGAGCAAAATGGCTCCAAGCATCAGTGGCGCGAGCCGATTGATCGTGACGTTCATCATACTTCTCCTTATGGTTCGAGTGGGGGGCCTGCCGTACGCACTGCGCGCTTCCTCGACTGAGAAGGCCCCTCACTGAACATGCGAGACCTTCTCAGCCTGGTATAGAAGGGAGGGAGAAAACTTAGCCGTTCTTCTTTTCCTTACCCTTTTTCTTGCCTTTGCCGCCCTTTTTGTTCTTTTTTACTTTCTTTTCTTTTTCTCCATCCACTTTCTTTTCAGTTTCAGCCGGAGCACCCATCGCTGGGGCAGCAGGAGCAACTGGGGCTGGGACTGGCGCAGTGGCGGCTGGTGCCGTAGCTGGAGCTGCTTCCTGCGCATGCAGGTAGGTACCGGTTGAGAACATGGCAGCGACCGTAAGCGCAAGCATGCTAGTTAGAATTCTACCCATGTGAGAGAACCTCCTGTAATGTAATTGATTGAATGTGGGCACTCATCGAAGCATCGGACCTGCCATCAAGCAGTCAAAGCGATAGCGCGATTCTGCATAGTACTGGCAAGCTTAATGCCACGCTCATTTTGTCAATTTAGAGGATCGCCACTTGGAGAAACACCTGTTTATGAAGAACCGTGGCCCAAGAGAAAGTGCCCCCTGTGGCACTCTGGCCGCTGAACTTACAAAAACGCCTCAGAAATTAATATCTTACGACTTACAGACTATCTCTCGACGATAAGAAGTACACCGACTAATTAATCCGCTTTGAAGCCCTGAGTAAATTGACACCTGAGTGCATGGCCAATATAATGCGCAACTCGATTATCTAAACGAACCGTGAAGTCCTAGGGGGATTGTTATGTCTTTTACATCTCAGCAGCCTTCAAACTTGAAAAAGAAGCGCGAACATGGATTTCGCAAACGCATGAGCACAAAGAACGGACGGAAGGTCTTGGCACGCCGTCGGGCAAAGGGTCGCGCTCGGCTGGCAGTCTAGCGTTTCAATTTCAGATGCCGAGAAGGGGCTGGATTCGAACGTTTGCCTAGCTTGCTCCGCATGAGTTCCAGTGCGTGCAGCCTGGAGAGGGAATCTGCTTCTCCTTACGCCCTACGTGATGGGCTGTCTGCTCGACTCCTGCCGGTTACCGCCGCCAACGAATACTCTCACATACTGGTGGGCGCACGACATGAGCTCACAAGCCAGAACTGACGTTATGTTCTTGCGAGTCAGTCGGGATATCGAACAAGTGAAGCGGCACGGGCGTCGCAGCTCCACGCAATGTTTCAATTTGCTCGCGAGCCGGACGGAGGGTGCAGTGAGTCAGGTGGGAATCGTCGTTGGCAGACGATTTGGCAATGCGGTCAAACGCAATCGGTCCAAGCGACGGTTCCGCGAACTCGTGAGAGCTATCTATCCAGACTTGATTCCTGGCTACCACCTGCTTGTATTCCCCAAGCGAGACGCCCTGACTCTTTCATTCCGCGAGCTCAAGGAATTGTGGACCGCCACACTGTCCAAACATCGCCTTCTGAACACGAGGTCGATCTAGCATGCGCCGTCTCCTGGTCGGACTGATTCAAGGCTACCGATATGTAATCTCACCGTGGCTGAGTCCGGCATGCCGATTTGATCCGACCTGTTCCCAATACGCGATGGATGCCATACGCCAGCGAGGCTGCCTGAAAGGTCTGGGACTGACCGTGATCCGCTTACTCAAATGCCATCCCTTTCATGCCGGTGGGTTTGACCCGGTTAAAAAATAGTTCAACATTGTTGAAGAAAGTACGTATCTAGATGATGGAGAAACGGGTCATCGTTTTCTTGGTGCTATCTCTGGCGATTATTTTTGGATACGACTACGCACTGAAAGAGATGGGTTGGCTTCCACAACCCTTGCCCACACAAGAGACCTCCGCATCACCTGAGACGGAACAGACAACCCCGTCGACCGAAGCAACCCCAATATCGGCATCGGCTGGCCCAGGCACGGCACAGTCACATGGACCAAACCACACTTCCTCGCCAGGGCTTGAAGGACCAGCTGCTCCACTTCCTCCAGCGGAAGAAACTGTCAGTATTGAGACGGATCTGTACCGTGCAAAGATCTCGACTCGCGGTGCAGTCCTGACGAGCTGGGAACTGAAACGGTATCAACAGACCGCGACCGATTCCGCGCCGGTCCAATTGGTCCGGCAGGGATCAAAGTTTGCCGGACCATTAGCCATCACCGCCACTGACGCAGAATTGACCAAGGCATTGGGTAGCGGTCTCTACACCGTCACACGAGATTTCTCCAACCTCGACAGTGCCCACCCGATCGGCCACATGACCTTTCAGTTTCGCGATGAAGCGAAGAATCTTCTCATCGAGAAGATCTTGACCTTCCACGCTGACAGCTACCTTGTCGACATTGGAATTCGATCGACTGGTCTGGATGGTGAACTGACCATTGGCTTGGGGACGAATTTCGGAATTGTGGAATGGGGCGATGGCTTGATCGGCCAAATCGGTTCAGCGTCCCTCGTCGATGACAAGGTCGATAAGGACGCGCCGGACTCTGAAATCGAGCGCAAGGGCGCCGTGCACTGGCTCGCGCTGCAAGACAAATATTTCCTTTCCGTCTTGATCCCCAAGCAGGCCTCCTCAACAGTGGTCAAGAAGGAAGGCGACAAACTGCTTTCGGCAAGTGTGCGTTTCTCTGCCCAGTCATCTAGATCCCCTTTGAACCTCCAGCTCTACGCCGGCCCTAAAGAGTACGATACCCTCGTGGCGATGCAAATTGGGATCGAAGACACGATCGACTTCGGCTGGTTTGTTTTTGGCAGCTGGGGAGTGGTGAAGGCCGTCGCCAAACCAATTTTCTACGTACTTCGCTTCATCAACGACTACACCCATAACTACGGCGTGACCATTATTCTACTCACGATGATGCTCAAGGTTCTCTTTGTGCCGCTCCAGTACAAGAGCTACAAATCGATGAAACAAATGCAGGTCATTCAGCCAAAAGTCTTGGCGATTCAGGAAAAATTTAAGGAGGACCGGGACCGGCTCAACAAAGAGTTAATCAAGCTCTATCGCGATCATAAGGTGAATCCCGTCGGGGGATGCCTCCCGATGGTCTTACAGATGCCCGTTTTTGTGGCTCTCTTCAACATTCTCTATATGACTATCGACCTGCGTCAGGCACCCTTCATGGCATGGATTACTGACCTGTCAGTACAGGACCCCTATTATGTCCTCCCAATTATTATGGGAGTGACGATGGTGGTTCAGCAG contains the following coding sequences:
- a CDS encoding M1 family metallopeptidase, yielding MSESVGRRYLFTTVARRARALLVLPLAPLLLSAVHPAIAATTTTRPKGKDMNIDDASGNLDPYRLPRHVVPHRYDLRLEPDLRAATFSGLAVIAVTVTHATSTIILNAVDLTISSATLEGTAGGRLDATVELDAAMQRCRLTFSRSLAVGEAQLTLVFQGTLNDHLRGFYRSTYKDQAGVSHTMAATQFEATDARRAFPCWDEPDFKAVFATTLVIDPSLTAVSNASVLSDSVLSGKRIMRFADSMKMSTYLVAFIVGQLEATKALYVGSTPLRLWTVPGKQPLTRFGHEIAAASLTFFEEYYGIPYPGDKLDLLAIPDFASGAMENLGAITFRETALLVDEHTGTHAERERVADVVAHENAHMWFGDLVTMSWWNGLWLNEAFATFMEMLAVDAWKPEWKRWDAFGVSRAAAFSVDGLLSTRPIEYPVRAPKDADAMFDVLTYEKGASVLRMLEQHIGPAVFREGVRHYLRAHAYGNADTNDLWVALGQASKQAVPELMNGWIFQSGYPLVTVRQDNETELVLSQQRFTYLASPESTEQSWQIPVPLRITAGGTTEHRRLLLADREVRVSLPKGVQHLFVNEAGHGFYRVRYESSLLQRILEAGVDRLAPSERFNLVSDVWATTVSGLTPLSDYLRLTSHFTGERDKNVWAVLLDAFSFLNRIIAAADRPVLEAFVRARLLPAVTELTWQPKPGEDDLVRQLRGELIGVLGKLGNDPAIQAQAAEQYRLYRADPSRVDPNVVPALVAILAYTGDEVRYNEFFERSRTAATPQEERRYLFALAAFQAPALLARTLARTVSGEMRTQDAPFVVSAVMGNVYGREQAWEFVKTNWDLMDRLFPKQGLRRMCGGIVALATAELEQDVRAFFLSRKIDLGGKTLDQYLEQLRIAVTFRERERDRLPIYLQSQQPGA
- the rpiA gene encoding ribose-5-phosphate isomerase RpiA; amino-acid sequence: MTTQLDLDRLKKAAALEAVEFVRDGMIVGLGTGSTAKHMIVALGEKVRAGMRLRGVPTSHETAALAKEAGIALIDADSRWELDVAIDGADQVDPGFNLIKGGGGALLKEKIVAASAKQFIVLVDYTKQVPMLGGSFPLPIEIIPFGWGSTAREIESLTKSRVVLREKNGAPFRTEAGNLIVDVHIARIHHPKDLEIALNQIPGVVETGLFIGRTSILIVGSPHGVDIHHAPEQ
- the glk gene encoding glucokinase: MILAGDIGGTKTNLALYDWPTERVEPVRLETFLSADYKSLEEILEEFLTPPTPPMLLDEIDAAASSEGESNEAPAPPEPVTLTAACFGIAGPVIENRSKTTNLPWVVDGAAIAKRFDIPRVQLLNDLEATAYGILLLRPDELEVLNPGSPPPQRQALALIAAGTGLGEAILFWDGKSYRPMPSEGGHADFAPNNDYEIELLRYLRSQFLHVSYERILSGPGLNAIYEYVRDTKKNEPTWLAEKIKAGDPAAEIAEAGLKGQADIAKQSLDLFASIYGAEAGNLALKALSLDGVYVAGGMAPKLIKKLQDGTFMKAFVNKGRYKRLLTNVPVKVVMNQKTALLGAASVAAALSHAPAL
- the pgl gene encoding 6-phosphogluconolactonase; translation: MSSSPEILVCRPGQDWLDRACGLFRDITTQTIQAQGSCVIALSGGTTPKALYGALTSPEWKTQCQWDRMIFLFGDERGVPPDHPDSNYGLALEALFRPLGIGLSQVHRMKGESTDLSLAAADYEQALRALTHSPPPAIPRLDLVLLGLGEDGHTASLFPGTPALSERSHLVAVGLSPKGIPSRLTLTLGVINRATVVLFLVTGTGKAEMVRAVLQSKTQPERTLPAAQVKPDSGHLVWLLDDAAAGALMR